A stretch of DNA from Desulfosarcina ovata subsp. ovata:
CGGTTCGGCTACCACCTGATCCGGGTTACCGAACGCAAACCGGAAACGACCGTCGCCTTCGATGAGGCAAGGGAGACCATATCGGAAAGATTACGTCAGGAACAAAAAGAAGAGAAGATTGATAACTACATCGAAAAACTCAGGAAAGCTGCGGATATTAAACGATTTCCATTATAGGATTTCCCTTGACAGAGAGTATCCGATTCGCTAAATCCATCACTGGATGATATCTTGGCCAGTGCCTTCCTAGTTCTGACATCTCCTGAGCGGTAAACTTCCACGTGCCGGACTATCGTCCGCTAAGGCAAAGGATCAATTTTTGGAGGAACTACCGAGAAGAGGAGGTCAGTGTTTTGGCGAACGGGACAGTAAAATGGTTCAATGACAAGAAGGGGTATGGCTTTATTAATGAAGAACAAGGGCGGGATATTTTTGTCCACTTCTCTGCCATCGATATGCCGGGATTCAAGACCCTGGCCGAAGGCGACATGGTCATTTTTGAAGTGGAGGAGAGCGATCGCGGACCTGAAGCCAAAAATGTAAAAAAGACTACCTGATAAACGCTTCTGATTCAAAACCGGGGCATGCGGCGTGCACGTCGCATGCCCCGGTTTTTTTCTCTTTCAATTAGAACCTGGTTGGGTGAACGGGTAATCCGTCTCAATATGATCCTGCCGAAGTTGCTCCGGCCTTCAAAAGGCATTGAATTGACTGGATGGCCGTCAACGATCACTCTCCGACGATCTTGACCAGCACCCGTTTTTTCCTGCGCCCGTCGAACTCGCCGTAAAAAATCCGTTCCCAGGTGCCGAAATCCAGCCGTCCGCCGGTGATGGCCACCACCACCTCCCGGCCCATGATCTGGCGTTTCATGTGGGCGTCGGCATTGTCCTCGCCGACATTGTGACGGTACTGGGATACCGGTTCGTGGGGCGCCAGTTTCTCCAGCCAGACATCGTAGTCGTGGTGCAGGCCGATTTCATCGTCATTGATGAAAACACTGGCGGTGATGTGCATGGCGTTGACCAGCACAAGGCCCTCCTTGACCCCACTCTCATTGATGCACTGCTGCACCTCAGTAGTGATGTTGATGAATGCCCGGCGGGTGGGGACCTCGAACCATAGTTCTTTGCGATAATTCTTCATGTTTGGCTTCCTTTGGGGCTGGTTACTGAACTGGTCTCAAACGCGTTTT
This window harbors:
- a CDS encoding cold-shock protein is translated as MANGTVKWFNDKKGYGFINEEQGRDIFVHFSAIDMPGFKTLAEGDMVIFEVEESDRGPEAKNVKKTT
- a CDS encoding secondary thiamine-phosphate synthase enzyme YjbQ, whose protein sequence is MKNYRKELWFEVPTRRAFINITTEVQQCINESGVKEGLVLVNAMHITASVFINDDEIGLHHDYDVWLEKLAPHEPVSQYRHNVGEDNADAHMKRQIMGREVVVAITGGRLDFGTWERIFYGEFDGRRKKRVLVKIVGE